A single genomic interval of Bos taurus isolate L1 Dominette 01449 registration number 42190680 breed Hereford chromosome 6, ARS-UCD2.0, whole genome shotgun sequence harbors:
- the FAM53A gene encoding LOW QUALITY PROTEIN: protein FAM53A (The sequence of the model RefSeq protein was modified relative to this genomic sequence to represent the inferred CDS: inserted 1 base in 1 codon) — translation MCFRIRGHPGICGSSCSFPLDLTTDFMMHSAQKLSRSGHSFPFETNKEHPWEVVGGGRPVRSQVAAGPASPSPPGPRGPSVGALSTRDLRAAPAALSAPHQVARPLPVGARRAGVRRAPEAPWRPQGLDSGHQEALPQQRERLVAGPRPPGHQRCLAPCALASPGPGRATRGGPHALPVTLPVAAAGAPGAGGRSPTSAGSVPVPTPMSTPEPSCCQGLLCCHSQPCVRAGGRXRRKRGRADDARWPSPALDFLKMARVRLPPASGAGAPPSTPPPPPSCSPSSPVLLGALPKDRPTCPCLSVVPGPCGSAGPGAPVCWEMLRGRVPPHSPSPLALACLLGPCPRRVDSCPPRSLSARWWRTSSAGCPVLWAVRSLVENLVCRLPGAVGYRLLVENLVCRLSGAVGCFLCPTSPVSCRPSRPICLHGRLRCRRCPRASGDAGTQKLTCGFACGCGLCIRRFQWGAGTPPSASLVLQGGLGPCRLGRLGPGRCDPQVTAFGACVLCLVDRGPPSPVAGDEGLGRGRSAEVRVCAPSRGQSPSAGLRVLRAVRGPSLGHPWLWPWLWPVGRVSSGVSTDTGLCFHEGERLSVCLEKARRLG, via the exons ATGTGTTTTAGGATCAGAGGGCATCCCGGCATCTGTGGAAGTTCATGCAGCTTCCCCCTGGATCTGACCACGGATTTTATGATG caTTCTGCCCAGAAACTCAGCAGAAGTGGCCACTCCTTCCCTTTTGAGACTAACA AAGAGCACCCCTGGGAGGTCGTCGGTGGAGGGCGGCCCGTAAGAAGCCAGGTGGCCGCGGGCCCCGCCAGCCCCTCCCCGCCTGGCCCCCGCGGCCCCAGCGTAGGCGCGCTCAGCACCCGGGACCTCAGGGCAGCACCGGCCGCCCTCAGCGCCCCTCACCAAGTGGCACGGCCGCTCCCTGTCGGAGCCAGAAGAGCTGGCGTGCGGCGGGCCCCTGAGGCGCCCTGGCGGCCCCAGGGTCTGGACTCCGGTCACCAAGAGGCACTGCCACAGCAGCGGGAGCGCCTGGTTGCCGGGCCGCGCCCTCCCGGCCACCAGCGCTGCCTCGCCCCCTGCGCTCTGGCCAGCCCCGGGCCTGGGCGGGCCACCAGAGGGGGACCGCACGCCCTCCCCGTGACGCTGCCTGTCGCCGCCGCAGGAGCGCCTGGTGCCGGAGGGCGCAGCCCCACGTCGGCCGGCAGCGTGCCAGTGCCCACACCCATGTCCACGCCCGAGCCCAGCTGCTGTCAGGGCCTGCTCTGCTGCCACTCGCAGCCGTGCGTGCGCGCGGGCGGGA GCCGGCGGAAGCGCGGGCGCGCGGACGACGCCCGCTGGCCGAGCCCGGCCCTGGACTTCCTGAAGATGGCCCGGGTGAGGCTCCCTCCCGCGTCCGGTGCCGGCGCGccgccctccaccccacccccgcccccatcctGTTCCCCAAGCTCCCCAGTGCTCCTTGGAGCATTGCCCAAGGACAGACCCACATGTCCGTGTTTGTCGGTTGTGCCTGGGCCTTGTGGGTCAGCTGGGCCTGGGGCTCCCGTGTGTTGGGAGATGCTTCGGGGGCGTGTGCCACCCCACAGTCCCTCCCCGTTGGCTCTGGCCTGCCTCCTGGGGCCCTGCCCGCGGAGGGTGGACTCCTGTCCCCCTCGGTCTCTGTCCGCTCGCTGGTGGAGAACCTCGTCTGCCGGCTGCCCGGTGCTGTGGGCTGTCCGCTCGCTGGTGGAGAACCTCGTCTGCCGGCTGCCCGGTGCTGTGGGCTATCGCTTGCTGGTGGAGAACCTTGTCTGCCGGCTGTCCGGTGCTGTGGGCTGTTTCCTTTGTCCCACATCCCCCGTTTCCTGCAGACCAAGTCGTCCCATTTGTCTTCACGGCCGTCTCAGATGCAGGCGCTGTCCCCGGGCATCTGGTGACGCTGGAACCCAGAAGCTGACCTGTGGCTTCGCATGTGGGTGCGGCCTTTGCATCAGGAGATTTCAGTGGGGTGCTGGGACGCCTCCATCTGCGTCCCTGGTTCTCCAGGGAGGCCTCGGCCCGTGCCGCCTGGGGAGGCTGGGCCCAGGCCGGTGTGACCCTCAGGTGACCGCTTTTGGGGCTTGTGTCCTGTGTTTGGTGGACCGTGGCCCCCCCAGCCCAGTGGCAGGGGATGAGGGCCTTGGCCGGGGCAGGTCGGCGGAGGTGCGTGTCTGCGCGCCTTCCCGCGGCCAGAGCCCCAGTGCTGGGCTCCGGGTGCTCCGGGCAGTCAGGGGCCCCTCCCTCGGCCATCCGTGGCTGTGGCCGTGGCTGTGGCCTGTGGGCAGGGTCAGCTCTGGTGTGAGCACGGACACTGGGCTGTGTTTCCATGAGGGAGAGAGGTTGAGCGTTTGTCTGGAGAAGGCCCGACGCCTCGGCTAG